A region of the Flavobacteriaceae bacterium MAR_2010_188 genome:
CAGGGACAAGCGGGCTACAATTTAAAAGAAACATAAAAAATAATCCGGAACTTAAGAAAAAGATGATACCATTTATGTTCTTTTCAACAGCCGTTAATGAAAAAGATGTAAATGAAGCTTTTAACGAAATGACGGTTCAAGGCTTTTTTAGAAAACCAGCAGATTATTCTGAACTAAAATCAATGTTAGCAGCCATCTTTAATTATTGGAGATTAAGCTGTCATCCAAATAGTTTAAAATAGCTTGCCAGCCCTTTAATCAACTCGTTTTAATCCATTATAACGCTAGAGCATTTCTTTAGGCTCTTGACTTGGTTAGAAAGTTATAGATTAGCAGAATTGCGGCAACCACTAAAAGAATGTGGATGACACCTCCCATCACTTTAAAAACAAGAAATCCCAAAACCCAACCTACTACGAGGATTAAAAACACTATCCAGAGTATACTTTTCATCTTAATTTATTTAGATTAATTAATACAAGGTAGAAAAACCTTCTTAATTGAATGTTATAAAATTTTGTTGTTTAATTATATTTTTAACTCATTTGAAAAATTTCATGAGTTAACTTTTCTTATAGCTTTGTAGAAATCATCTTTAACTGAACCTATTCAATTACCCAATCTATTGCTTAGATAAAGGATATGAGTTTACTCCGGTAAAGGTGATTTTTACAGGTTTTATCCGTCCGTTTTCATCAAATTCCATTTCTTCTATACAGGTCTCACGAGAATTTCTGTCCGTCTCGTTTAGAGGTCTGCGGTGATACACCATAAAATATTTATCGGTTCCCTCGGGATGCATCACACTATGATGACCCGCAGCAGTGGCAACCTCCATGTCTTGTTGTAGAATTTTACCGACTCTTTCAAACGGTCCAAAAGGAGAATCGCTAATGGCGTAGGCCACACTATAATCAGGACCTGTCCAACCACCTTCTGACCACATAAAATAATATTTGCCATCCTTTATAAACATAAAAGGCCCTTCAACATAGTTTTCTGGGGTTATTTCTTTAAATATCGTTCCATCTTCAAAAGGAATAAAGCCGGTAAAATCATAATTCAATTTAGCGATATTACAATGCTTCCAGCCGCCGTAAATAAGATAGTGACTGCCATCGGCATCCTTAAAAACAAATTGGTCAATTGGTTGCGCTCCATTATAGAATTTATCCACTAGAGGTTTACCTAAATAATCCTGAAATGGTCCAGATGGTTTTTGGCTCACTGCTACGCCGATACCTCCGAACTGATTGTTGTTTTGAATATCATTAGCGCCGAAAAACAAAAAGTATTTGCTGTCCTTTTTTATAATAGATGGAGCCCAAATGGCGCTGTCTGCCCATTTTATATTGGAGGTATCCATAATTCTTTCGTGTTTTTCCCAGTTGACTAAATCTTTAGAAGAAAATGCATCAAATAAAACCTGCTGAGCATATGGAGCAGAGAAAGTGGGATAAATCCAATAGGTGTCATCGAAAATGATTCCCTCGGGGTCGGCGTACCACCCTGAAAAAACGGGATTATTATTTTCTACAACGACTTCAGAATCCACCTTGTCTTCAATCTTTTGGTCATTTTGATCACTTTTACATGATAGCATTAAAGTCAGCAAAAGTGAAAGAAGTGTGTACTTCATTAGATCGAGTTGTTTTTATGTTGGTTTGTGCATAGCGCTAGACTAATTTACATTATATAATATCATCTGTAAAATGTCCTCCATGTTTTCCTTTGGCGAATTTATCCTGATTAAAATCTTTCGATTTCCCTTTTGGAATAGATAGACTTTCCCAATGATTTGCCTTTATCATCCGTGCGATATATACAATCTGCCCAACGTGATACGCATAATGTGCCATCTGTCGATTAACGGCATCAACTATAGAATGCTTTTGATTACGGATATATATCTCAGTTGAAAAATTTTCTATTGTAACAGTATTTAAAGCATCGAAAAGACATCTCCAGGCTTCTTCCCATTTTTCTAAAAGCTCGGTTTTACTTGAGATAATGTCTTCAAATTCAACATCTCTATTTCGCCATTCTTTCTCGCCATCTGCAATGAGAAAATCGGTCCAGCGAGATTTCATGTTTCCGTGAAGATGATTTACAATGATGGCAATAGAATTTGATTCAGCATTAAACTGCCAAAACAAATCGGCATCCTTAAGTTGACCAAAAGCTTTTGCGCCTAAGGATTTATAATATTCAAATTGCTTTTTGGTGGTTTCTAAAAATTCTAGCTCCATAGAAAACGAATTATAAATGTTGAAAGAAAGAGTCTTAATCTTTCCAAGGTTTCAAGTTGAAAAAACAATTTTCTTTTCAGAATCATTCTTCCATTTTATAGTCCCAACTTCGCGAAGAAGTCTTGCTTTCGGTCGGGAAATCATTAGGAACGGCTTGAGTAACCTCGCCCGTAGAGGCCCATTCTGCGCCTCGCTGAAGGATAGTAATAAATCCAGCACATTCCATAGAATAATCAAAATGACCGAGAGTGGTATGAAAAACCCGACCCTTACCATAATCGATTGCCATAATCATCGGGACGTTTTGTCCCATCCCTTTTTGATTTGGATCCCATGGTGGCGCATTGCCTTCCTCATCCGAAAATGCCGTGGCAAGAATGGTAGCGTTTTCGAAAGGACCTCTCAATCTTTCGTAAAGTTCATCTTGGGTATGCAGCCATTTTTCTGGAAGGCCATTCATCACAGGATGACTTTGTTCTCGTGTAGTAATCACAAATTCTGATTCCAGACCATGAGAACCTCCCGGACCTTGGGTATAATCGTATTCTACTTCTCCTTCCGAATTATAATAAACATAAGGTCCCGAGATACTATCTCGTTCTCCCCAGCCACCAAGGGCAATCATTTTGTTGTACTCCGTCCACTTAGGAAATGAATTATCTGCAGCATGCACTGTCACGAGTCCGCCTCCGTTGGAAACGTATTTTTCAAATGCTTTTCTGGTTTCTTCCGGCCATTCTGTTGCTCCCATTCCTAAGTTTGAAACAATGACATCGTAATTGGAGAAATCTATTTTAAAGTTTGAAGATTTTATAGGTTGATTACTTCTTCCTCGATTAACCGTATCTAAGATGAACGTATCGATAAAATAGTTGTAAGCTTCGGGACGTGATTGATTGTATTTAACCCCAAGCCAAACCGAATCCGTACGACGAACGTCCACCTCAAATAGATCGGTATCTTCTAAATAATCCTTCATCATCAAAGTAGTCTTCGGCCAGATATAGTGGTTATTTTGCCCATCTATAATCAGCGCTCTTAGTTTTTTATCTTTTTCTACGACTTCAACTTTTTTCTCTTTTTCGGCGCAGGAGATGGCTAGGGAAATAATAAGAATTTTAATAAATAATTGTTTCGAATACATTGTTCTAATTGGATGGTTAAAATTTAAGGATATTAAAAAAAGAACCTATCACTATTCATCTTCAACTTTAAAGATTTTTTCTTGAATGGAAATTAAAGATATTAGGAAGACTAAAATTTGAGATATTTTCGCTTTGCCCATAATTAGATTAAAGTTTTCATCGTCCTAAGATATTTATTTTCAACCTTTTTGTATCAATGATTAATACTTTGATTTTTATCCATTTCACTTAACAGTTTTTTATGATACGGTAAAGCGTCCAAAACTTCTCCTCGCACGTATTTAACCTTTGAATGATTAAGTATAAAACTGTATCCCTCAACTGTAAATATGAAGACTAAAAATAATATCGATAATAATAAGAATACCACTTCGCCAAAATCCATTATAAGACGTAGCGGCGACTTTTTAAATAGAGTAACGGACCATTGGGGAGTCATCGTAATGATGAGCACCTTTATCTTAATGATTGGTGCGGTTTACATGGTTTTTCTCCTTCAAAATGATTTTTCTGATTACAATTTAGAGAAAATGAATAGCACTTGGGGCTTAACTTTTCTTGTAATTGGTGGTGGACTTTTACTGTTTAAAGCCGGAATGTTTATTTTTAATTTAATACTCTACGTAAAATACCGTTCTATAAAGTCGGTTTCTAATGAAGAATTACCAACCTGTACGGTTATAGTTCCTGCTTATAATGAAGGTAAACAGGTTTACGATACCCTAATGAGTTTGGCCGAAAGTGATTTTCCTGAAAGCAAACTTCAACTTCTTGCAATCGATGATGGTAGTAAGGACAATACGTGGTATTGGATGAAAGAGGCGAAATTGGTGCTTGGCGATAGATTAGCCATTTATCAGCAACCTCAAAACAAAGGTAAACGTCATGCTCTATACCGTGGTTTTAATATGGGAACTGGTGAGATTTTTGTTACCGTAGATAGCGATTCTATCGTTAAGGCAGATACATTAAGAAACTTGGTAAGTCCGTTTGTTGTGAATGAAAATTGTGGTGCTGTGGCAGGTAATATCCGAGTGCTCAACAAGAAAAAAGCGTTGTTGCCGAAAATGCTTGACGTAAGTTTTACCTTGAGTTTTGAATTTGTACGTTCTGCAGAGAGCTGTTTAAATTCCGTATTATGTACTCCAGGTGCTTTGGCGGCTTATCGCAGCACAGCGGTCTTTAATTGTCTGCCAGAGTGGATCAATCAGACTTTTATGGGTAAAGCTTCGGACATCGGTGAAGATAGAGCAATGACCAATATGATTCTAAAACAAGGTTACCACGTTTTGTTTCAAAGAAACGCTTATGCTTATACCAACGTTCCTGAAAAATACAAAGGTTTGTACAAGATGTTTATCAGATGGGGTAGAAGTAATGTACGTGAGAATATTCAAATGTCTAAATATGTTTTTACCAACTTTAGGGAAGGTAATAAAATAGGACCGAGACTTTTATTTATGAGTCAATCTTTAAAGATTATCATGTCTTATCCTTTTATCTTATTCATGTTTGTTTTTATAGCAACCCATCCAATATTGTTCTTAAGCTCAACCTTGGTAAGTATTTTAATACTTTCAAGTTTCCCGATGTTGTTCTACGCAAAACGATATAAATTTTCAGAATCTTTCTGGGCGTATTCTTATAGTATCCTTTATACTTTTGGATTATTCTGGATTACTCCATACGCAATCGCAACGGCGAGTAGAAGCGGTTGGTTAACTAGGGATTTGACCAAAAAAAAATAGATTATAATTTTCTATTGAAATTGAAGAGTTTCCTTTCTTAGATTTTAATTTTAAAGCATGTTTTTTGAGCAGCTTAAGTTGAAGCAATTCAACTTAAGCTGCTCATTTATTTTTAACTGATGCATTCTGTATTCTAATAATGTTCTAATGCCAAATATTGAAAGCTAGAAGCACAATAAACTATCTTTGTTTCTATTGAGTAAATTGCATTTCTATGGTAAAACAAATACTTGTAATAGAAGATGAGCCAAACGTTGCTGCTTTTATCAGCCAAGGTCTAAAGGAGGCTGGCTATACCGTCTTTGTTGCATACGTTGGAAAAACAGGATTAGAGCTGTTAAAGCAAAAACATATTCACTTGGTTGTTTTGGATATCATCTTGCCCGGGATGGACGGTAGACAAGTGGCGACCAAAATAAGAGAATTGGGTTATGAGTATTTGCTAATTATAATGCTGACTGCCTTGGGTACCACTGAAAATTTGGTGAAAGGTTTAGATGCTGGCGCAGATGATTATTTGATTAAGCCTTTCAAATTTAAAGAGTTATTGGCAAGCATAAGGGCAAGAACAAGGAGTGCCAAATCAGTGGTGAAGAAAAATTCCAAAATCTTGATTGAAGATTTAATCTTTGATACAGATGCAAGGATATTAAGCAGGGGAGGAACTGAAATTAACCTCACATCTACTGAATTTAGATTGCTCCAATACCTTTTGTTAAACCGGAATAAAATCCTAAACAGAATAGAAATCCTAGAAAACGTTTGGGATATCAATTTCAATATGGGGACCAATGTGGTAGACGTGTATATCAATTATCTCAGAAATAAAATCGACAAGGATTTTGAGGTTAAGCTTATTCACACGGTTGTGGGCATGGGATATATCATTAAATCCCGAGATTTTAGATTATGCAGTTAAGAACAAAAATCACTTCCATATTTATCATTCTTACCAGTCTCTTTTTAACGGGTATTTTTATTCTGATTTACCTTGTTTCTAAAGAATATACCGAAAGCGAATTCTATTTGCGATTAAGCCAACGAGCCACCATCGCTGCGGAAGCTTATTTGGAAGCAGACGAAATGAATATTGATATTTATGAAGATATTAGGATTCGTCATCTTCAAACTCTACCCAATGAAAAAGAGGTTATTTACCCAGTAGATGCCAAGTTAAAAACGTCGTTGGTAGAATTAAATAAGACCCTTCCAGCAAGTTTTTTTGAATCTATTTTTGAAAATGAATACGCCGAATTAAAGCAAGATGAATACTATTATACTGGTTTGCTTTATCATCATAATGAAGGCGACTTTATAGTCGTACTTTCTGCTACCGACCTCTACGGTTTTGGAAAGCTAGGCAATTTGCGTAACACACTTATCATCGCCTTTTTTGTAAGTATTATATTCATCTTTTTTCTGGGTAGTTATTATGCACAGCAGGCTTTAAGTCCCATTTCAAAAATCATTAAAGAAGTTAATACAATCCGTGCAGAGAATCTATCCCTGCGCTTAGGCTCTGCCAACGGTAAGGACGAACTGGCTGATTTAGCCCGCACCTTCAATAATATGCTGGACCGATTACAGATTTCTTTCGACCTACAGAGCAATTTTATTAACAATGCCTCACATGAATTGAGAAATCCGTTGAGCGCCATTCTCGGCCAAACTGAAATTGCCCTCAATAAAAAAAGAACTACTAAAGAATATCATTCAATCCTTCAAAATATAGATAAGGAAGCGTCGCGCCTCGATTTTTTGGTCAATGGACTTTTGAAACTAGCCAAAACGGATTTCGATTCTAAGGGTTTTGTTATTGATGCAATTCGCATTGACGAATTGTTGTTGGATATTAAGAACACCTTAGATGTTGCTATACCTCAAAACAAGATTCTTCTAGACTTTGAAGAATTACCAGAGAATGAAAATGCAATTACCTTACTTGGTAGCGAATCTTTATTGAACGTTGCCATAACAAATATCGTAGTAAACGGTTGTAAATTTTCTGATAATGCCAAGGTGGTGTTGAGGATTATGACCGATAAGAATCATATCTTTTTAAATATAATTGATGAAGGCGTGGGTATTCCGCAGGAAGAACTCAGTAATATTTTTGAACCATTTTTTAGGGGATCCAACGTGCGTAGCATTGAAGGTTTTGGCTTTGGTCTTCCCTTAGCGTATCGCATCATTAAAATGCATTCTGGTACCATCAGGGTTTTGTCCCAAGTTGACGAGGGAACCATCGTAAAAATTATGCTTCCAAATAAAAATAATTACAATTAAGCCTTTCTTAGACATTCTAATCTCGTTCTAATCTTGCTCTTATAACTCTATAAGAAGAGAAACTTAGGTTTGCTCAAAAGTTATAAGAGATGAGAAAAATATTAATTCCAACCGATTTTACAGTAGAGTCATTACAGCTTGTAGAATATGCAATTCTAAATTTTCCTGAAACAAAGCTTGATATCATTATGGTCGCAGGCTACAAAATCCCAGACACAAGATGGGGAATCATGCACTTTAATCCAAGAGAGCAGGTAAGGAAACTTTGCAGTGATGCTTATGTTGACTCCAAGCGGAGACTATTACAAGAACACAAAAAAAATATAGAGTGTCTATCCTTTGAGCTTTTTACAGGCATCAACTCCTTCGCTTTTATCAATTTTTTAGAACAAATAGAAGCTGAAGACGCAATAGTCCCAAAAAATGAATCACTGTACTGTGATCAGTATAGATGGTTCGACGCCTCCCGCTTTATTAAGAGCAACGTCAAAAATGTGGTAGAAATCCCAGTCGAATCAACGAAGAGGTATCGCAGAGAAAGTTTTCTTTCATCAACCTATTCAACCTATAGATTAAAAAAATATACTTAAAGTATTACCTATGAAAAATTTCACAACAAAATATTTAAAGTCAGACATAAAATCTGGATTGGTCGTCTTTCTGGTGGCGCTTCCATTATGTTTAGGAATCGCACTTGCGAGTGGAGCTCCGCTATTCTTCGGAATTATCTCTGGAGTAGTTGCGGGTATCGTGGTAGGTACCCTTTCTGGTTCGCATTTAAGTGTTTCGGGGCCAGCTGCGGGATTAACGGCAATTGTATTAGCCGCTATCGCAACATTAGGATCATTTGAAGCATTTTTACTCGCTGGTTTTTTAGCCGGAGTTATCCAAATAGTACTAGGTTTTCTTAAAGCCGGAGTACTTGGAAATTATTTGCCTTCTAATGTTATAGAAGGGATGTTAGCCGCAATTGGTATTATTATAATATTATCCCAAATACCCCATGCTGTTGGTTTCGACGAAATGAATGAAGGAGATTATTTCTTTATAAATGCCGCAGGGGAACATCAACTATTTGTCACTTTGGCAAACACGGTTAATTATATTCATCCAGGAGCGGTGGTTGTCGTAGTGGCTTCCTTGGCAATTTTGATAGCTTTTCTAAAAGTTCCATTTTTAAAAAGATTGAAATCTGTCCCTGGCGCTTTGGTTGCGGTATTGGCAGGTATCGGTATAAACGAAATTTTTAGAGCGACAGGTTCTTCTTTATTGATTAGTGAAGAACACCTGGTTAGTTTGCCGATACCAGAATCTATGTCTCAATTCTGGAATCAATTCAACTTACCTGACTTTGCCCAGATAGGAAACGTACAAATTTGGATAGTTGCCCTTACAATCGCGGCCGTCGCAAGTATAGAAACCCTGCTTTGTATAGAAGCAGCGGATAAAATGGACCCTTTAAAGAGATACACCGATACTAATAGAGAACTAAAAGCGCAGGGCGTAGGTAATATGCTTAGCTGCTTAATTGGTGGTATTCCGGTAACCTCGGTTATTGTGCGTACATCTGCAAATGTTGCCTCGGGAGGTAGAACCAAGCTTGCAGCAATTTCACATGGTTTCTTTTTAATGATTGCTGTAATATCTATTCCTTTTTTACTTAACAGAATTCCTTTGGCGTCTTTAGCTGCGGTTCTTTTAGTAATCGGATTTAAACTCGCGAGCCCAAGACTGTTTGTACATATGTGGCAAAATAACAAGAAATTTCAATTTATACCATTTGTGGTAACGGTCGTTGCGATTGTAATGACGGATTTATTAATAGGTGTTGGTATTGGTTTGGCGGTGAGCGTTTACTTTATCTTACGTGGAAATCTTAAGCTGGCGTATTTCTTCAAAAAGGATAAACATAAAGAAGGCGAAACAATCAACATGGAATTGGCACAAGAAGTTTCATTTTTGAATAAAGCTGCAATCAAGCAAACCTTCGCACATTTGCCAGAAGGAAGTAAAGTCATCATTGATGCTTCAAATACAGTATATATCGATTTTGATGTCCTTCAATTAATTAAGGAATTTACAAATGAAGGTTCTAAAGAACGCAATATTACGGTACAGCTAATTGGCTTTCAAACGAAATATAATATCGTGAATACCACCACCCATGTTACATCCATTGTGTCGGATAATGATGAGCCTATCTCGCCATCAAAAGTCACCAATGGAACCAGAGTACCTTCCAACGTTCTAAAAGTTAGAGAACTTGCAGAAGTTTAGATTTTGAAACTATCTGATTTTCAAAATTAAGTTTGAAATAGAAGAGCTCGCTTAAAGGTTAGTTATTAAATTTCTAACCGATAATTGAGCTCTACCTTTTAATTCAATTCGAATATTTCTCCATAAGATAAATCACTTTCAACTGATTTTAACAATGACCTTGCCTTTAGCATGGCCGGTCGCAATGTATTCATAAGCCTCAATGGCTTTCTCTAATGGATAGACATTATCTACTTCTGGTTTAATATCACCATTTTCTACCATAGATTTAATGGCTTCCAACTGTTTACCATTCGGGTTCATCCAAGTTAGTTTATAAACGGCAGATTTTTCTTTAATCAGTTTCTCCAAACGCTCGGGTAATTTATAACCTTTCATCCCCATTTGTTTTGCCGTTTCTTCATCTGGCGGCCCAACAAGAGTAGATACTTTTCCTCCTTTTGTTATTAAGGCGAAAGCTTCGAAGGTATAATCGTCTCCCAAGGTGTCTAACACAATATCCAAATCGGTAGCAATCTTTTTATAATCTTCTTTCTTATAATCTATAACTCTGTCCGCTCCGAATGACTTAACCATGTCTACATTATCGGTACTGGCAGTGGTAAATACATAGGCGCCTTTTGCTTTTGCATATTGAACGGCAAAACTACCGACCCCACCAGAACCGGCATGAATGAGAACTCGGTCATTTTGTTTAATGCCAACACTCTCTAAGGCCTGGATGGCGGTGAGTCCTGTAAGTGGAAGTCCGGCAGATTCTTCGAACGTAATATTCTCAGGTTTTTTAGAAACCACCTCAGTTGTTACTACAACATATTCTGCAACCGTTCCCATCTGTTCTTGTGGAACTCTAGCATAAATCTCATCGCCTATTTTAAATCTTTCAACCTTTTCGCCAACCTCCTTAATAATTCCGCTGACATCGTAGCCAATGGTACATGGGAATTCTAAGGTAATTATTTCCTTAAGATGACCTTCAATTAATTTATAATCGATTGGATTTAGAGCGGCGGCTTTCACCTCCACTAAGATGTCAGTTGGGCCGGCTTTCGGCTTGTCTATATCATTAAAAGAAAGACTGCTCTTAATCTCTCCGTATTTTGTGATTTGTAATGCTTTCATACTGACTATAATTTGTGTTTAAAATTTAAGTATCATAAGTTAAGGATTTTAGATGGGAAGTCGCTTTGTCTCGGCAGATTTATTAGGTTGAAATGTTCTACAGTAAAGAACGAGAATCAAATTAAAATTGAGTAATTTGTATTGAATATTTCAATTTTAAAAATGATGACTACCCGACTTTTGCCGATTTTGCTATTATTTTGCTCAACGATGAAATCTAATGCCCAACAACAGGTTTATGAGCTAAGAACTTACGAACTTGAATTTAGCCGATCGGCTGATATTTTACACAACTATTTTGAAAAGGCACTAATTCCTGCGCTAAATAGGCAAGGGGTTTCTAACATCGGCGCGTTTGAAGAAGAAGGTCAGAACCTACCTCAGAAAATCTATTTGCTTATACCTTACAACGATATTTCCCAATTTTCTGCAAGTAGCGGTTCCTTGAATATGGATGAGAAATATCTTCAAGATGCAAAAGATTATATAAATGTTACCGAACAAACCATTCCTTATAAACGATATTCAACCAGTTTGATAAAAGCTAGTTCTGGTTTTCCAAATCTTGTTAAGCCAGAGGATGGAGCTAATCTTTTCGAACTTCGGATATATGAAAGTCGCAACGAAGATGCTCTTCGGAGAAAAGTCAAGATGTTCAATGATAGTGAGTTCGGAATATTTGCAGAAGTGGGTCTTCCAATGGTGTTTTTTGGTGAAAATATCGCCGGAAGTCAAATGCCTTGTTTAACCTATATGTTAGCGTTTAACGACAAGGCGAATCACGATGAAGCTTGGTCAAAATTTGGACCGCATCCCGAATGGCAACGAATTACAAAATTGGAAGAATACAAGGATTCTATGAATGATATTACACGGGTATTTTTAAAGCCACTTTCATATTCCCAATTATAATTATTGGTATATCCAATACTTTTTAAATATTAAATTTCAAAAATAGGGGAGAACAAACACGTCGACGCTCGTCTTATAGATTAGACAATGGAATCAATTTCCTCAATTTTGGATATCTCAGCCATAAGACAAACCACACTAGCGACCCAAATACAATCGGAAAAACTAAATAAAAACTGGGGTCTTTGTGAATAAGATGCGTTGCCACTGCGCCACCTAACCAAGCGGTCAATAGAATAGCACCTAGAAAAGTTGTTCTTGGCACCGCATATAACACAGTTGCCAAAAATAAATAAATACCCATGTAGAGAATAGAAACTTCTGGAAACCCCATTTCTAGAGCGCCACTAACCGCCATCTCTATCTGCAAAATATTGTTGAAAGCGCCGAATAAGAAGAGTGCTACTAGTATTCCTTGAAGAATTTAGGAAGTCCAACGGACTCCTTTCGAAATTTTATAATTAGCTTTTTCGATCAGTCTTGTGCGTTTCTATGATTAATCATCCAATTTATTCCATATTGGTCTTTAAATTCCCCGATGCCATGTTTATTTGGAATTATACTACGATAATCATTATAGTAAAACCGTAGCTTTCTGAATCTTAGATTAAACAGATTATCCGCAAAAAGAATAGGATTTATCTCTGTTTATTTTGAAAACTTCCACAGATATATGTTTATTGGCTAGTTTTGGATTAAATCCTTGGAATATTTGTTGCCCTTGTTATCTATGAGGAAGCCGTCTGAAATTTGATAGGAAAGCGTGTACTGCCCAATTGAAAAATGGAAACCATTTTTTGTAGGTTTTGGGTAGTATCTGGCAGATTTATCGTCGCCATTCTTAAAGTCCCAGTTTAAATCATTGTTTTCATCGATTTGTACCGCAAAACTGGGTTCTCCTTTTTCATTTTTCCAATTACCTGTAAATTGACCTTTGTTGCTATTTTTTTGAAGAATATAATCCACATTTCGAATGGTTAGAATATTATTTTCAGAATCCAAAGTTAAAGGGATGTCGAAATTTGAAGACGTGGCGTAAGAGTTTTTGCCTTCATCCACAATTTCCATTGACTGATCGTATTGAGTAAGCCAGAATTTACCATCCTTCTTTTCGATATTAAGAATGACATTCTCGGTTTCCTTATCAGTCCAAGTGCTTTCGTAGAATTGTGATTCGTCGCATGAATGAAGAAATATTGCTAATATTAAGAGTAAGACTGGTTTTTTCATAGTTACATTTTTAAATTAAGAAAACGCTTCAATTTATTATTGGGCATTTTCTAATTTTAAGAATATGGAATCACACAGGCATTAAAGTACTAAACTTTAGTGATGTAACATTCAGCGTTGATTAAAATTTAGTATTTGGTGAGGTTATATCCACAACAATCCAAATACTCAAAAACGAGAAATTCGATCAATTACTTAGGTTGAAAGAAAAAAAAATTTAAAAGTGTAGTTATACTTTCATTAGGTTATGGTGATGAAGAGAAAGACTTTTGGCGAATGCTAAAAAAGCAAGGCTACCAATTAAGGAATTTGCTACTGTTATTAACTAATTACAGTTCTTATAGAAAACTGAATCAAATTAATCATCAATAGATTGTTCAACCAAAATGGGAAATTTCCAGCTGGTTTGGTCAGAATCAATTTTCTGGGTTTGTTTCAAAATGATTCCCATTATTTGTTCTTCTGGGTCAGCGAAATAGGCCGTATTGAAATAACCTCCCCAACTAAAAGTGCCTTCGCTACCAGCGCCACCAGAGTTCTCTCCATTTTTGGTTTGTACACTAAATGCAAGACCATAGACTGCATCGGGATTTTCACCCCACAAATCGCCGATTTGGTTCGCCATAATAACATTTACGGTTGTTCGGCTTAACAGACGTTTTCCATTGAGTTCTCCATTATTTAAATACATCTGTAAGAACTTGGCATAATCTTCTGCTGTGCTGCACAATCCGGCGCCTCCAGAGAAAAATTGTTTGGCACCTTTTATTGGATAATCTGGATCGTAGAATGTAGTGGGATAGTTTATCCACTTTCCTTCTTCTTTAGTTTGAACGCTTACAAGTCGAGCTTCCTTAGATTTTGGCAAATAAAATCCAGTGTCATTCATTTCTAGCGGTTCAAAAATATGATTGTGT
Encoded here:
- a CDS encoding CheY chemotaxis protein or a CheY-like REC (receiver) domain; this encodes MSKNGPIIIIDDDEDDADMYKSIIRDLGITNKFISFQNTDEALSYLIETKDVVFSILCDINIPGTSGLQFKRNIKNNPELKKKMIPFMFFSTAVNEKDVNEAFNEMTVQGFFRKPADYSELKSMLAAIFNYWRLSCHPNSLK
- a CDS encoding Glycosyl hydrolases family 43, translated to MKYTLLSLLLTLMLSCKSDQNDQKIEDKVDSEVVVENNNPVFSGWYADPEGIIFDDTYWIYPTFSAPYAQQVLFDAFSSKDLVNWEKHERIMDTSNIKWADSAIWAPSIIKKDSKYFLFFGANDIQNNNQFGGIGVAVSQKPSGPFQDYLGKPLVDKFYNGAQPIDQFVFKDADGSHYLIYGGWKHCNIAKLNYDFTGFIPFEDGTIFKEITPENYVEGPFMFIKDGKYYFMWSEGGWTGPDYSVAYAISDSPFGPFERVGKILQQDMEVATAAGHHSVMHPEGTDKYFMVYHRRPLNETDRNSRETCIEEMEFDENGRIKPVKITFTGVNSYPLSKQ
- a CDS encoding Type 1 glutamine amidotransferase (GATase1); protein product: MYSKQLFIKILIISLAISCAEKEKKVEVVEKDKKLRALIIDGQNNHYIWPKTTLMMKDYLEDTDLFEVDVRRTDSVWLGVKYNQSRPEAYNYFIDTFILDTVNRGRSNQPIKSSNFKIDFSNYDVIVSNLGMGATEWPEETRKAFEKYVSNGGGLVTVHAADNSFPKWTEYNKMIALGGWGERDSISGPYVYYNSEGEVEYDYTQGPGGSHGLESEFVITTREQSHPVMNGLPEKWLHTQDELYERLRGPFENATILATAFSDEEGNAPPWDPNQKGMGQNVPMIMAIDYGKGRVFHTTLGHFDYSMECAGFITILQRGAEWASTGEVTQAVPNDFPTESKTSSRSWDYKMEE
- a CDS encoding hyaluronan synthase, with the protein product MKTKNNIDNNKNTTSPKSIIRRSGDFLNRVTDHWGVIVMMSTFILMIGAVYMVFLLQNDFSDYNLEKMNSTWGLTFLVIGGGLLLFKAGMFIFNLILYVKYRSIKSVSNEELPTCTVIVPAYNEGKQVYDTLMSLAESDFPESKLQLLAIDDGSKDNTWYWMKEAKLVLGDRLAIYQQPQNKGKRHALYRGFNMGTGEIFVTVDSDSIVKADTLRNLVSPFVVNENCGAVAGNIRVLNKKKALLPKMLDVSFTLSFEFVRSAESCLNSVLCTPGALAAYRSTAVFNCLPEWINQTFMGKASDIGEDRAMTNMILKQGYHVLFQRNAYAYTNVPEKYKGLYKMFIRWGRSNVRENIQMSKYVFTNFREGNKIGPRLLFMSQSLKIIMSYPFILFMFVFIATHPILFLSSTLVSILILSSFPMLFYAKRYKFSESFWAYSYSILYTFGLFWITPYAIATASRSGWLTRDLTKKK
- a CDS encoding two component transcriptional regulator, winged helix family, whose translation is MVKQILVIEDEPNVAAFISQGLKEAGYTVFVAYVGKTGLELLKQKHIHLVVLDIILPGMDGRQVATKIRELGYEYLLIIMLTALGTTENLVKGLDAGADDYLIKPFKFKELLASIRARTRSAKSVVKKNSKILIEDLIFDTDARILSRGGTEINLTSTEFRLLQYLLLNRNKILNRIEILENVWDINFNMGTNVVDVYINYLRNKIDKDFEVKLIHTVVGMGYIIKSRDFRLCS